One genomic segment of Paraburkholderia caffeinilytica includes these proteins:
- a CDS encoding RidA family protein has translation MRATLTPVSADEAYRHAQMVGLTLLAVLHNELGDLRRVKQVVKLTGMVNAAPDFTEHPYVINGCSDLFVDVFGDAGRHSRSAVGVDSLPGQHHGRDRGDRRDSGLTAAHFSTNTQISTSSQKLHR, from the coding sequence TTGCGCGCAACGCTGACTCCTGTCAGCGCGGACGAAGCGTACCGGCACGCGCAGATGGTCGGGCTGACTCTGCTCGCCGTGCTGCATAACGAACTCGGCGATTTGCGGCGCGTGAAGCAGGTCGTCAAGCTGACGGGCATGGTCAACGCGGCGCCGGATTTCACCGAGCATCCGTACGTGATCAACGGCTGCTCGGATCTGTTCGTCGATGTATTCGGCGATGCCGGTCGGCATTCGCGCTCGGCGGTCGGCGTGGACTCACTGCCGGGGCAACATCACGGTCGAGATCGAGGCGATCGTCGCGATTCAGGATTGACGGCCGCGCATTTCTCAACAAATACCCAAATTTCCACATCTTCACAAAAGTTACACAGGTAA
- a CDS encoding alpha/beta fold hydrolase codes for MQNPAIPPLASEFSDLPATASHGPLRIEYRWVNETAATAPIAVFLHEGLGSIAMWRDWPQTLCERLGMRGLVYSRPGYGLSTPREHDVKWPVDFMTAQARDILPALLDALDIGMQERTRMWVIGHSDGGSIALLYAAQHPDELAGAVAIAPHVFVEDISVESIAQTKQLYETTDLRNKLGRYHADVDSAFYGWNDIWLNPAFRTWSIVGELDTIQQPLLAVQGHDDNYGTMAQIDTIGERVPHAQLVKLDACGHSPHRDAPDALNEAIATFIKSPSKAPTSTPARSPK; via the coding sequence ATGCAGAACCCAGCGATTCCACCCCTTGCCAGCGAATTCTCCGACCTGCCCGCCACGGCATCGCACGGGCCGTTGCGCATCGAATATCGTTGGGTGAATGAAACGGCCGCCACTGCGCCGATCGCCGTCTTCCTGCACGAAGGACTCGGATCGATTGCAATGTGGCGCGATTGGCCGCAAACCTTGTGCGAGCGGCTTGGCATGCGTGGCCTTGTTTACTCTCGCCCCGGTTATGGACTGTCCACACCGCGCGAGCATGACGTCAAATGGCCGGTCGATTTCATGACCGCGCAAGCGCGAGATATCCTGCCCGCTTTGCTCGACGCGCTCGATATCGGCATGCAGGAGCGCACGCGCATGTGGGTGATCGGCCATAGCGACGGCGGTTCGATCGCGCTGCTCTATGCGGCGCAGCATCCGGATGAATTGGCCGGCGCGGTGGCCATCGCGCCGCATGTGTTCGTCGAAGACATCTCGGTGGAAAGCATCGCGCAGACCAAACAGCTCTACGAAACCACCGATCTGCGCAATAAGCTAGGCCGCTATCATGCGGACGTCGATTCCGCGTTTTATGGCTGGAACGATATCTGGTTGAATCCGGCGTTCAGGACGTGGAGCATAGTCGGCGAACTGGACACCATCCAACAACCGCTGCTCGCGGTGCAAGGCCACGACGACAACTACGGCACGATGGCGCAGATCGACACAATCGGCGAGCGCGTGCCGCATGCGCAACTCGTGAAACTCGATGCATGTGGGCACTCGCCGCATCGCGATGCGCCGGATGCGTTGAACGAAGCGATTGCGACGTTTATCAAATCACCGTCGAAAGCCCCAACGTCAACACCAGCGCGGTCACCGAAATAA
- a CDS encoding benzoate-CoA ligase family protein: protein METLLDAAASQPVSKVEPPPALFNFAAYLFRLNESRAAKTAYIDDTGATTYGELEERARRFASALRTLGVHPEERVLLVMLDTVDLPIAFLGALYAGIVPVVANTLLTAADYVYMLTHSHARAVIASGALLPNVIQAMDTAEHDGCQLIVSQPSGNEPLTAPRLADLIDAATPAIKASATGCDDIAFWLYSSGSTGKPKGTVHTHANLYWTAELYAKPILGIVESDVVFSAAKLFFAYGLGNGLTFPLSVGATAVLMAERPTADAIFTRLVRHRPTVFYGVPTLYASMLVSPNLPARADVAMRICTSAGEALPREIGERFTAHFGCDILDGIGSTEMLHIFLSNRAGAVEYGTTGRPVPGYEVELRDEAGHAVPDGEIGDLYIKGPSAALMYWSNREKTRATFLGEWIRSGDKYRRLANGSYVYAGRSDDMLKVSGQYVSPVEVEMVLVQHDAVLEAAVVGVDHGGLVKTRAFVVLKREFAPSEILADELKAFVKERLAPHKYPRDILFIDDLPKTATGKIQRFKLREQS, encoded by the coding sequence ATGGAAACCCTGCTGGACGCCGCTGCGAGTCAGCCCGTCTCGAAGGTCGAGCCGCCGCCCGCGCTATTCAATTTCGCGGCCTACCTGTTTCGGCTGAATGAATCGCGCGCCGCCAAGACCGCCTACATCGACGACACCGGCGCCACGACTTACGGCGAGCTAGAAGAACGGGCCCGCCGCTTCGCGAGCGCACTGCGCACACTCGGCGTGCATCCGGAAGAACGCGTGCTGCTGGTGATGCTCGATACCGTCGATCTGCCGATTGCTTTTCTGGGCGCGCTCTATGCGGGCATCGTGCCGGTCGTTGCGAACACGCTGCTCACCGCGGCCGACTATGTGTACATGCTGACGCATAGCCACGCGCGCGCCGTTATCGCATCCGGCGCATTGCTGCCGAATGTCATACAGGCGATGGATACCGCGGAACACGACGGTTGCCAGTTGATCGTCTCACAGCCATCCGGAAACGAGCCTTTAACAGCGCCGAGACTCGCCGATCTGATCGACGCGGCTACGCCGGCCATCAAAGCGTCCGCGACAGGCTGCGACGATATCGCATTCTGGCTGTATTCGTCCGGTTCGACCGGCAAACCGAAAGGCACGGTTCACACGCACGCGAATCTGTACTGGACTGCCGAGTTGTACGCCAAGCCGATTCTTGGCATTGTCGAGAGCGACGTGGTGTTCTCGGCGGCCAAACTGTTCTTTGCGTATGGTCTGGGCAACGGCCTGACGTTCCCGCTTTCGGTCGGCGCCACGGCCGTGCTGATGGCCGAACGTCCTACGGCCGACGCGATTTTCACGCGCCTCGTGCGGCATCGCCCGACCGTTTTCTATGGCGTGCCGACGCTCTACGCCAGCATGCTCGTCTCGCCCAACCTGCCTGCGCGCGCCGACGTCGCGATGCGCATATGCACATCCGCGGGCGAAGCGCTGCCGCGCGAAATTGGCGAGCGCTTCACCGCGCACTTCGGCTGCGACATTCTCGACGGCATCGGCTCCACCGAGATGCTGCATATCTTCCTGTCGAATCGCGCGGGTGCGGTCGAATACGGCACCACGGGCCGCCCCGTGCCCGGCTACGAAGTCGAACTGCGCGACGAAGCCGGTCATGCGGTGCCTGACGGCGAAATCGGGGATCTGTACATCAAAGGGCCGAGCGCGGCGCTCATGTACTGGAGCAATCGCGAGAAGACGCGCGCGACGTTCCTCGGCGAATGGATACGCAGTGGCGATAAGTACCGCCGTCTCGCGAACGGCAGCTACGTATACGCGGGCCGCAGCGACGACATGTTGAAAGTAAGCGGTCAGTATGTGTCGCCTGTCGAAGTGGAGATGGTGCTGGTGCAGCACGACGCGGTGCTGGAAGCAGCCGTGGTCGGCGTGGATCATGGCGGCCTCGTCAAAACCCGCGCGTTCGTGGTGTTGAAGCGTGAATTCGCGCCGTCTGAGATACTCGCGGATGAGTTAAAGGCGTTCGTCAAGGAACGGCTCGCGCCGCATAAGTATCCGCGCGATATCCTGTTCATCGACGATCTGCCGAAAACCGCTACCGGCAAGATTCAACGCTTCAAACTGCGCGAACAGTCATAA